A single Streptomyces mirabilis DNA region contains:
- the ispG gene encoding flavodoxin-dependent (E)-4-hydroxy-3-methylbut-2-enyl-diphosphate synthase, giving the protein MTAISLGMPSVPTKLAERRKSRQIQVGTVAVGGDAPVSVQSMTTTRTSDIGATLQQIAELTASGCQIVRVACPTQDDADALATIARKSQIPVIADIHFQPKYVFAAINAGCAAVRVNPGNIKQFDDQVKEIARAAKDTGTPIRIGVNAGSLDKRLLQKYGKATPEALVESALWEASLFEEHDFRDIKISVKHNDPVVMVNAYRQLAAACDYPLHLGVTEAGPAFQGTIKSAVAFGALLSEGIGDTIRVSLSAPPAEEVKVGLQILESLNLKQRGLEIVSCPSCGRAQVDVYKLAEEVTAGLTGMEVPLRVAVMGCVVNGPGEAREADLGVASGNGKGQIFVKGEVIKTVPESKIVETLIEEAMKLAEQMEADGIASGEPSVSVAG; this is encoded by the coding sequence ATGACTGCGATTTCTCTCGGCATGCCGTCCGTTCCGACCAAGCTCGCCGAGCGTCGGAAGAGCCGGCAGATCCAGGTCGGAACCGTGGCCGTGGGTGGAGACGCACCCGTCTCGGTGCAGTCGATGACGACCACGCGTACGTCGGACATCGGCGCCACGCTGCAGCAGATCGCCGAGCTGACGGCCTCCGGCTGCCAGATCGTACGGGTGGCGTGCCCGACCCAGGACGACGCCGACGCCCTCGCCACGATCGCCCGCAAGTCGCAGATCCCGGTCATCGCGGACATCCACTTCCAGCCGAAGTACGTCTTCGCGGCGATCAACGCGGGCTGCGCGGCCGTCCGTGTGAACCCCGGCAACATCAAGCAGTTCGACGACCAGGTCAAGGAGATCGCGCGGGCCGCGAAGGACACCGGCACCCCGATCCGGATCGGCGTCAACGCGGGCTCGCTCGACAAGCGGCTCCTCCAGAAGTACGGCAAGGCGACCCCCGAGGCGCTCGTCGAGTCCGCCCTCTGGGAGGCGTCCCTCTTCGAGGAGCACGACTTCCGGGACATCAAGATCTCGGTCAAGCACAACGACCCGGTGGTCATGGTCAACGCGTACCGCCAGCTGGCGGCGGCGTGCGACTACCCCCTGCACCTCGGTGTGACGGAGGCGGGTCCCGCCTTCCAGGGCACGATCAAGTCGGCGGTGGCGTTCGGAGCGCTGCTCTCCGAGGGCATCGGCGACACGATCCGGGTGTCCCTTTCGGCGCCGCCCGCCGAGGAGGTCAAGGTCGGTCTCCAGATCCTGGAGTCGCTGAACCTCAAGCAGCGGGGCCTGGAGATCGTGTCCTGCCCGTCCTGCGGGCGTGCCCAGGTCGACGTGTACAAGTTGGCGGAAGAGGTCACCGCCGGTCTGACGGGCATGGAGGTCCCCCTCCGCGTCGCCGTCATGGGCTGCGTCGTGAACGGTCCGGGCGAGGCCCGCGAGGCCGACCTCGGCGTCGCCTCCGGCAACGGCAAGGGGCAGATCTTCGTCAAGGGCGAGGTCATCAAGACGGTCCCCGAGTCGAAGATCGTCGAGACGCTCATCGAGGAAGCGATGAAGCTTGCCGAGCAGATGGAGGCCGACGGGATCGCCTCCGGCGAGCCCTCGGTGTCGGTAGCGGGCTGA
- a CDS encoding M50 family metallopeptidase produces MTTLMMILGIVVFAVGLLISIAWHELGHLSTAKLFGIRVPQYMVGFGPTIWSRKKGDTEYGVKAVPLGGYIRMIGMFPPGPDGRIEARSTSPFRGMIEDARSAAFEELQPGDETRLFYTRKPWKRVIVMFAGPFMNLVLAVAIFLGVMMTFGVQTQTTTVGKVSDCVIQQSENRSKCAASDQAAPAKAAGLKGGDKIVAFNGKAIDDWAALQSDIRSNPGKDVTLTVERKGQKVDLTAHLIKNQVSKTDGNGGYVEGKYVYAGFLGFTPASGIVQQSFGQSVNRMGDMMQNGVESLVSLPGKIPDLWNAAFGDGPRKADSPMGVVGAARIGGDVFTLDIPASQQVAMMLLLVAGFNLSLFLFNMLPLLPLDGGHIAGALWESLRRNAAKVLRRPDPGPFDVAKLMPVAYVVAGIFVCFTILVLIADVVNPVKIS; encoded by the coding sequence ATGACGACCCTGATGATGATCCTCGGCATAGTCGTCTTCGCGGTCGGCCTGCTCATCTCGATCGCCTGGCACGAGCTGGGACATCTGTCGACGGCCAAGCTCTTCGGCATCCGTGTGCCGCAGTACATGGTCGGCTTCGGGCCGACCATCTGGTCGCGGAAGAAGGGCGACACCGAGTACGGGGTGAAGGCGGTCCCGCTCGGCGGCTACATCCGCATGATCGGGATGTTCCCGCCCGGCCCGGACGGCCGTATCGAGGCGCGCTCCACCTCCCCCTTCCGGGGCATGATCGAGGACGCCAGGTCGGCCGCCTTCGAGGAGCTCCAGCCCGGCGACGAGACCCGCCTCTTCTACACGCGCAAGCCGTGGAAGCGCGTGATCGTGATGTTCGCGGGCCCGTTCATGAACCTCGTCCTGGCCGTCGCGATCTTCCTCGGCGTGATGATGACGTTCGGGGTGCAGACCCAGACCACCACGGTCGGCAAGGTCTCGGACTGTGTCATCCAGCAGAGCGAGAACCGGTCGAAGTGCGCGGCGAGCGACCAGGCCGCGCCCGCCAAGGCCGCCGGGCTCAAGGGCGGCGACAAGATCGTCGCGTTCAACGGCAAGGCGATCGACGACTGGGCGGCGCTGCAGTCCGACATCCGCTCCAACCCCGGCAAGGACGTCACGCTCACCGTCGAGCGCAAGGGTCAGAAGGTCGACCTGACGGCTCACCTGATCAAGAACCAGGTCAGCAAGACCGACGGCAACGGCGGCTATGTCGAGGGCAAGTACGTGTACGCCGGCTTCCTCGGCTTCACGCCCGCCTCCGGCATCGTCCAGCAGTCGTTCGGCCAGTCCGTGAACCGCATGGGCGACATGATGCAGAACGGCGTCGAGTCGCTCGTCTCGCTGCCCGGCAAGATCCCCGACCTGTGGAACGCGGCCTTCGGCGACGGCCCGCGCAAGGCGGACTCCCCGATGGGCGTGGTCGGCGCGGCACGTATCGGCGGTGATGTCTTCACCCTCGACATCCCGGCATCGCAGCAGGTCGCGATGATGCTGCTGCTGGTCGCGGGGTTCAACCTCTCCCTGTTCCTGTTCAACATGCTTCCGCTGCTCCCGCTCGACGGCGGGCACATCGCGGGCGCGCTGTGGGAGTCGCTGCGGCGGAACGCGGCGAAGGTGCTGAGGCGGCCGGACCCGGGCCCGTTCGACGTGGCGAAGCTGATGCCGGTGGCCTATGTGGTGGCTGGAATCTTCGTCTGCTTCACGATCCTCGTCCTGATCGCGGACGTTGTTAACCCGGTGAAAATCTCCTAG
- a CDS encoding GNAT family N-acetyltransferase: MLTQTTTRVLEPSDLDAALAVLDRDPVANAFVASRVQVAGLDPWRLGGEMWGWYEDGMLRSLCYAGANLVPICATPRAVRGFADRARRAGRRCSSIVGPVEATAQLWRLLEPSWGPAREVRAHQPLMVTDRLPADIAPDPYVRRIRKDEMETIMPACVAMFTEEVGVSPLAGDGGLLYQARVAELVGTGRSFARLDQNGKVVFKAEIGAATRQACQVQGVWVAPEYRGQGLAAPGMAAVMRYALADVAPLVSLYVNDFNTPARATYHRVGFQEIGAFMSVLF; this comes from the coding sequence GTGTTGACCCAGACCACCACCAGGGTCCTCGAACCGAGTGACCTGGACGCCGCGCTCGCCGTCCTCGACCGCGACCCGGTCGCGAACGCGTTCGTCGCGTCGCGGGTACAGGTCGCGGGCCTCGACCCCTGGCGGCTCGGCGGCGAGATGTGGGGCTGGTACGAGGACGGCATGCTGCGGTCCCTCTGCTACGCGGGCGCCAACCTGGTCCCGATCTGCGCCACCCCCCGCGCCGTCCGCGGCTTCGCCGACCGGGCGAGAAGGGCCGGCCGCCGCTGTTCCTCGATCGTCGGCCCCGTCGAGGCCACCGCCCAGCTGTGGCGGCTGCTCGAACCCAGCTGGGGCCCGGCCCGCGAGGTCCGCGCCCACCAGCCCCTGATGGTCACCGACCGGCTCCCCGCCGACATCGCCCCGGATCCGTACGTCCGCCGCATCCGCAAGGACGAGATGGAAACGATCATGCCGGCGTGCGTGGCGATGTTCACCGAGGAGGTGGGCGTCTCACCGCTCGCCGGTGACGGCGGCCTGCTCTACCAGGCGCGGGTGGCCGAACTCGTCGGCACCGGCCGTTCGTTCGCCCGTCTCGACCAGAACGGCAAGGTCGTCTTCAAGGCCGAGATCGGCGCCGCCACCCGGCAGGCCTGCCAGGTCCAGGGTGTGTGGGTCGCCCCCGAGTACCGGGGGCAGGGGCTGGCGGCCCCGGGCATGGCGGCGGTCATGCGCTACGCCCTCGCCGACGTCGCCCCGCTCGTCAGCCTCTACGTCAACGACTTCAACACCCCGGCCCGGGCGACGTACCACCGTGTCGGCTTCCAGGAGATCGGCGCGTTCATGAGCGTGCTGTTCTAG